In Holosporales bacterium, a single genomic region encodes these proteins:
- a CDS encoding DUF2497 domain-containing protein has product MPNDQGELSVKEILSVIKSNMLPDDKGDRDNNTVTDSSPSLSEECRENSITDDDVFELVDEILDDEVNEVCSQPDAVPRATSRKESIISESCAQKVFSQFDKLSQARDHNPASGGDIDLGKGLDMLLRQSLKTWMDANLSSIVERIVEKEIVRLVEKYKK; this is encoded by the coding sequence ATGCCAAACGATCAAGGAGAGCTGTCAGTAAAGGAGATTCTGTCAGTTATAAAAAGCAATATGCTGCCGGATGATAAGGGCGATCGGGATAATAATACAGTCACGGATAGCAGCCCGTCGCTAAGCGAAGAATGCCGCGAGAACAGTATTACAGATGACGACGTTTTCGAGCTTGTGGATGAAATACTAGACGATGAGGTAAATGAAGTTTGCTCTCAGCCAGATGCTGTGCCAAGAGCTACTTCGCGGAAGGAAAGCATTATCTCTGAGTCTTGCGCCCAAAAAGTGTTCAGTCAATTTGATAAGCTTTCGCAGGCGCGCGATCATAATCCAGCTTCAGGTGGTGATATAGACCTGGGCAAAGGCCTTGATATGCTTTTGCGCCAGTCTTTGAAAACTTGGATGGACGCTAATCTTTCCAGTATCGTTGAACGTATAGTTGAAAAAGAAATTGTCCGCCTAGTAGAAAAATATAAAAAGTGA